The genome window gagttcccaggggggtttggggatcccGGGGGGGGGGTCTTAGCAggttctgggggtcccaggggggtcccagggatcccagaggGGGTCTCAgcgggttttgggggtcccgagggtttgggggtccccggggggtgtttgggggtcAGAtcagggggtcccgggggggaaTAAGGGGGTCCCAGaggtctgggggtcccaggagagGTCAGGGGGTCCCAGGCagtttgggaattctgggggtttgggagtccctggtggggtttggggagcccggggaggggtcccaggggtctcctgaggggtccctggggtggtCTCAGcgggttttgggggtcctgggtgggtttggggggtcagATCAGGGGGTCCcaagggggtttggggatcccAGCGAGGATCCCGGGCGTCAGAtcagggggtcccgggggggtttctgggggtcccaaagggggtttggggatcccgggggggtcctgggggtcccggggtgggggtcagggggtccccgaggggtcagggggtcccgaggagttttggggggtgggTTTCGGGGGTCCCGCACCATCTGGGCGATGCCGCGGTTGGTGAGGATGTACCGCGCGTGGATCAGCCCGTAAAGCATCTCAGCCGCCTGCTCGATCAGATCGCTCTGGTTGGGATTatcctccagctcctcatcTGGGGAGGGGATCAGAGGGGTCAGCACGGGGGTCccgacccccaaaaccccccctgagccccccaaaatcctccccaaaaaccGAACCGGGCTCCAAGTCCAGGATCATGTCCAGCGCCTGCCGGTAATGCGGCACCTGCTCGTTCAGCCCCGTTAAATTGAATTTATCCTGGATGTAATCCTCGTCCACCTGCGGAAAAATCGGGTTTGAGGGGcgaggggttttggggaaaaaaaaatttggggtttttttgggggggtcccgagCTCACCTCGCAGAAAAATTCGTTGCCGCGGAGGCCGCAGAACCACGAGATCCACGACACCTCCTCGGAGCTGCTCATGGTCCCGGGGTTCTGTGGGGAGGAACGGGGGGGGGATGAACCCaccgggaccccctccccaaattccctcagcGCGCCCCCAAAACCGCTCCGGGCcctcagagcccagcagtgcaCGGAGCCCACCCGCGGCCGCTCCCAGCGCAGCGCCCCGGGTTGGAAGGACGCTGAACCCCGCTGGAGGATCCCCAAAAGGCACCGGAGCCCCCCGAAGTTCCCgggtttttcccccaaagcccctccGAGCCCCCCGGGCCCTCACCCGCCGCTCTAGGGGCGCTCCGGGCACGATCCGCGCACGCGCATCCGCCGCTTCCGCTCTAAGCCCCGCCCTGCCGGCGGGTACAACCAATCAGCGCCGGCCGTGAGACACTTCCGCTCTAAATCCCGCCTCCTGATCGGGACGGACCAATCAGAGCCGGGTTCTGCTGCCGCTTCCGCCCGAACTTTGGTCCCGCGCCCGAATCGACCAATCAGCGCGCGCGCCGCGCGTCACGTGGTTCCTCCGCCCCCGTTCACAACTTCCGGTGGCGGTTGTAGTGTCCGGCCAGgaccctccaggacccccaaaccctccccgGTACCCCCGAATTTCCCCCGCCATGTCTCTAATCGAGTTCCGCCGGGGCAGGGACCAGGCCGAGCGCTGGAAGGAcgggcagctgcaggaggagccgcccccgccgccccccgacCCCTCCCCGGGCGCTCCCGACCCCGGGGCGGACGCGCGGAGCTTCTACGAGAGCCTGATCGCTGAGGGGAGCGGCGCGGAGCCCGCCCGGAGCCCCCGCAGAGGAGAAGCGGAGGAGCCGCCCAGGTAGGTGCGACCCCCACCCCGCcgaaaattaattaatttattaatgaaCGGTTAACGGGAGTCTCCCCTCCgcagctcctctgcccctctccaCTTCTGCCGCAGCTGCGGGACCTCGTTCCGGGACCCCCCTGCGCGGCACCGCCGCTCCACCGCGcacctgctggggctgggggctcggCCCGCGGCCCCCGAGCCGCTGCACATCCCCCCGTCCAACCCGGGTTACCGCCTGCTGCTGCGGGCCGGATGGCGCGGCGGCGGCCTGggccggggcggccgcgggcggCGGCTGCCGGTACCCACCGAGCTCCGGAGGGaccgggccgggctgggctgggggccgggacccccggccCGCGTCACGCACTTCGGCCCGGGGGACACGGCGGCTGTGGCGGGGGGAAAAGGGGGCAGCGGGGAGGGGTCCCGGTCTCGGTCTCGGTCTCGATCCCGCTCCGAGGCGGCGGAGCGGGCCTGGGAGATTCAGCTGAGGGAGTACATGGAGCGCTGGGATCCTCCCGAGCCCCCGCCCCGAGCGAAGCGCGACCCCTCCTGAGGCCCCCCAGACCTCCCCCGTCCCCACCCCCGGAGATCCCCATGGAGGAATTCGGGTTGGAACGCTGCCCTTCGCGGTGAGTCTGGGGAAGCGCCACCGGGACTGGAGACCCCCGAATTTGGGCGGGGGGGGAGGCGCCCCCCTCC of Catharus ustulatus isolate bCatUst1 unplaced genomic scaffold, bCatUst1.pri.v2 scaffold_148_arrow_ctg1, whole genome shotgun sequence contains these proteins:
- the GPANK1 gene encoding G patch domain and ankyrin repeat-containing protein 1, with translation MSLIEFRRGRDQAERWKDGQLQEEPPPPPPDPSPGAPDPGADARSFYESLIAEGSGAEPARSPRRGEAEEPPSSSAPLHFCRSCGTSFRDPPARHRRSTAHLLGLGARPAAPEPLHIPPSNPGYRLLLRAGWRGGGLGRGGRGRRLPVPTELRRDRAGLGWGPGPPARVTHFG